A region of Dictyoglomus sp. NZ13-RE01 DNA encodes the following proteins:
- a CDS encoding aldehyde dehydrogenase produces MMRLINVYNPYDGSVVDTIPESTLEDVEKAIENAEKGKKIMAEMSLYERSEILRKTAEIIEKNKEDFAITLVKEVGKTIKEARVEVRRAVEIFRLASEEAKRIHGETLPFDSVLHAEKRTGYFMRVPVGIIAAITPFNVPLVLACHKIAPAIAGGNSVVFKPSTATPLADIKLAKALVEAGLPQEAINVVVGPGSTVGDAIVKDNRIRMISFTGSKDVGLEILKKAGLKKVTLELGSNSALILSNKGDVDSAVSATVKGGYAVAGQVCISVQRVLVHKDKFDEFTNKLIEAVKKIKIGDPMREDTDMGPMINEDSARRVEEWIKEAVDMGAKVVVGGKRERTLFEPTVVINVPQEAKLFQKEVFGPVVLVNSFNSLSEAIEMANNSEYGLQAGIFTNDIEEAFYAIKKLEVGGVIVNDAPSYRADFMPYGGVKGSGLGREGVRYALEEMTEIKTICFNLKGGVL; encoded by the coding sequence ATCATGAGGTTAATAAATGTTTATAATCCATACGATGGTAGTGTTGTGGATACCATTCCTGAATCGACCCTGGAGGATGTAGAGAAGGCAATAGAAAATGCAGAAAAAGGTAAAAAAATCATGGCGGAGATGAGCCTATACGAGAGATCCGAAATCCTCAGAAAAACTGCAGAAATCATTGAAAAGAATAAAGAAGATTTTGCTATAACCTTAGTGAAAGAAGTAGGAAAAACAATCAAAGAGGCAAGAGTCGAGGTAAGAAGAGCGGTAGAAATTTTTAGATTAGCAAGTGAAGAAGCCAAAAGGATTCATGGCGAAACCCTACCTTTTGATAGTGTTCTTCATGCGGAAAAAAGAACTGGTTATTTTATGAGGGTTCCTGTAGGTATTATTGCCGCTATTACACCCTTTAATGTGCCTTTGGTTCTTGCTTGTCATAAAATAGCTCCTGCAATAGCAGGTGGAAATTCTGTAGTATTTAAGCCTTCCACAGCAACACCTCTTGCAGATATTAAATTAGCAAAGGCTTTAGTTGAGGCTGGACTTCCTCAAGAAGCAATTAATGTGGTCGTTGGTCCTGGAAGTACTGTAGGGGATGCAATTGTTAAGGATAATAGAATAAGAATGATTAGCTTTACTGGAAGTAAGGATGTGGGCTTAGAAATATTGAAAAAGGCGGGACTTAAAAAGGTTACTTTGGAGCTTGGTTCTAACTCCGCTCTTATCCTTTCTAATAAGGGAGACGTTGATTCTGCAGTCTCTGCTACTGTTAAAGGAGGTTATGCAGTAGCTGGACAAGTTTGTATATCCGTACAAAGAGTACTGGTACATAAAGATAAATTTGATGAGTTTACCAATAAACTTATCGAAGCAGTCAAAAAAATCAAAATTGGCGATCCCATGAGAGAAGATACCGATATGGGTCCCATGATTAATGAAGATTCTGCAAGAAGAGTTGAAGAATGGATAAAAGAAGCAGTGGATATGGGTGCAAAAGTAGTTGTAGGAGGAAAGAGAGAAAGAACATTATTTGAACCTACAGTAGTAATAAATGTACCTCAGGAAGCAAAACTTTTCCAAAAGGAGGTTTTCGGACCTGTCGTATTAGTTAACTCCTTTAATTCTCTTTCTGAGGCTATTGAGATGGCAAATAACTCTGAATATGGACTTCAGGCAGGAATATTTACTAATGATATTGAAGAAGCTTTCTATGCCATCAAAAAATTGGAAGTGGGAGGAGTTATTGTCAATGATGCTCCTTCATATAGAGCGGATTTTATGCCTTATGGTGGTGTAAAGGGAAGTGGTTTAGGAAGAGAAGGAGTAAGGTATGCTTTAGAAGAAATGACTGAAATAAAAACTATATGTTTTAATCTTAAGGGAGGTGTCTTATGA
- a CDS encoding GntR family transcriptional regulator, whose product MKNLKPIQETLISIRAYENIREAIISGQFPPGTKLTVDMLCNELNISRTPVKEALVRLEREGLVENIPRRGMFVAKISIEDAIEIYELREVLEGFAVRKLCENIDEDTLKTLKELIDEGEKYISQDKLKKYSDIDEKFHKTIWDKSGNKRLFKILENIRSQIRLLMTSSINIPGRADASLKEHKNIIKALEERNPDLAEEYMRIHIRNTREVALKNYLEKISMKEVK is encoded by the coding sequence ATAAAAAATTTGAAGCCAATTCAAGAAACATTAATATCAATTAGAGCTTATGAAAACATCAGGGAGGCAATAATCTCAGGTCAATTTCCACCTGGCACAAAACTCACTGTAGACATGCTATGTAATGAATTGAACATCAGTAGAACCCCAGTTAAAGAAGCTTTAGTAAGATTGGAAAGAGAGGGTTTAGTAGAAAATATACCAAGAAGAGGAATGTTTGTAGCCAAAATAAGTATTGAAGATGCCATTGAGATTTATGAATTAAGAGAGGTATTGGAAGGCTTTGCAGTAAGAAAACTTTGTGAAAATATAGATGAAGACACATTAAAAACCTTGAAAGAACTTATTGATGAGGGAGAAAAATATATCTCCCAGGACAAACTAAAAAAATATTCTGATATTGATGAGAAATTTCACAAAACTATTTGGGATAAAAGTGGGAATAAGAGACTTTTTAAAATACTTGAAAACATTAGAAGTCAGATAAGGCTTCTAATGACGAGCTCTATAAATATTCCTGGTAGAGCGGACGCATCTCTAAAAGAACACAAAAATATAATCAAGGCTCTTGAAGAAAGGAATCCAGATCTTGCAGAGGAATATATGAGAATCCATATTAGAAACACTCGAGAAGTAGCATTAAAAAATTACCTTGAAAAAATTTCCATGAAGGAGGTTAAGTGA
- the fsa gene encoding fructose-6-phosphate aldolase, whose amino-acid sequence MKIFLDTANISEIKDAWNSGIIDGVTTNPTHISKENKKFRELVEEICSIVKGPVSVEAVSLNAEDIVKEAEELSKIAPNIVIKIPAIKEGIKAAKILSEKGIKTNITLVFSPSQALFAAKAGATYVSPFVGRLDDISEDGMSLVADIKKIYANYGFKTEIIVSAIRNPMHVVKAALIGADVATMRYEILMSLFKHPMTDLGLEQFLKDWEKVPK is encoded by the coding sequence ATGAAAATCTTTCTTGATACAGCAAATATAAGCGAGATAAAGGATGCATGGAATTCAGGAATTATAGATGGTGTAACTACAAATCCTACTCACATTTCTAAGGAAAATAAAAAATTTAGAGAATTAGTAGAAGAAATATGCTCAATTGTAAAGGGTCCTGTAAGTGTGGAAGCTGTAAGTCTTAATGCGGAAGATATTGTGAAGGAAGCAGAAGAGCTTTCAAAAATAGCTCCCAATATTGTTATAAAGATTCCAGCTATAAAAGAAGGGATAAAAGCTGCAAAGATTCTCTCAGAAAAGGGGATAAAAACAAATATAACACTTGTCTTTTCACCATCACAGGCTCTTTTCGCTGCAAAAGCAGGAGCCACTTATGTAAGCCCCTTTGTGGGAAGATTGGATGATATTAGTGAAGATGGAATGAGTCTTGTAGCGGATATAAAGAAAATATATGCAAATTATGGATTTAAAACAGAAATAATTGTATCCGCAATTAGAAACCCCATGCATGTGGTAAAAGCTGCATTAATTGGGGCGGATGTGGCAACCATGAGATATGAGATATTGATGTCTCTATTTAAGCATCCTATGACTGACCTTGGTCTCGAGCAATTTTTAAAAGATTGGGAAAAAGTGCCTAAATAA